The Dyadobacter sp. 676 DNA window CCTCATCGCATCGACGGGCCTCGTCTGGAGCTACAAATGGGTCAACGATATGATTTACCTCACTTTCGACGGCCGGCCGCAGCAAAAGCGCGAAGCGCCCTCGAATATTGGTCTTATTAACGCCTCCTCAACCGGCACGTTAGCCCAAGTCACCGCTGAAACCAACCGCCTCCTTCCCCACCCCGGCCGCATTCAATTCACGCTTCCTGAGTCCGACAGCCTTTCCATTACCGTTTCCAAAGTCAATGAAAACGCTTCCGTCGCCAATGTCGTCGACTTCCTTTACTTCGACCGGCACGATGGCCATTTGATCGGCAAGCGGCTTTACGACGACGAAAGCACAGGTATGAAAGTCCGCAGGCTGGTATTTCCGATTCATACCGGAAGCATTTGGGGCTGGCCTACCAAGGTGCTCGCGTTGATTGTAGCGTTGATTACTGCAACGTTGCCGGTTACGGGGGTGATTATTTGGGTTGGAAGGAGGTTTAAGAAGGAGAAGAAGGTGGTCAGAAAAAGTTCTACGTCACACACAGTTGCTAATCGAACCGAAGAAGCCATTAGTTAACCGGTTTCCGCGAATAGCTCGCCCCCGGTACCTGGAAAGTGATTAGGAGCAAATTTAATATTCCTGCCGATTTCATTCTTGATCACGTCTGACGGCGTTAAAGGCTATTGAATTTCGCAAGCGCGAATGAAAGAAATCCTTTCAGAGTATGGAGAAATAGAAGTGCAAACTTTGGTCAAATATTCTCCGAAGTAATTTTTTTAAGTTGACTTTGTTGGAAAATTGCACAAAAACCATCATTCAAATTTTAATAACTATGGACACACTCCAAAACCCACAACACCTTGATCGAAACCTACCTGTTCACGGAAAACCTCAACCGTGTAACACCCGCAATGCGCGAACATATCGTTAACCAACTTCGTGTGGCGACATTGATCGCGAAGCTGGACGCCAGCAACAGCGACATCGCTAGGCATGCACCTCCTCTTTAACCAAAGCCTTCAGCCCCAAAATTTCCATCATCTCCCGATCCTGGTTTATCCCCGGGTTTGGTGTTACCAGCAACTCCCCGTTCTCATTCGTAAAAATGGAATTGGCTCCCGCCATAAAGCAGAACGCCTGCTCATATTCGCTCATTTCCATGCGCCCGGCGCTGAGGCGGACCATGGCTTTGGGCATGAGAATGCGGGCGGTGGCGATCATGCGTACCATTTCCCAGGTGTCGATCTTTTTCCTATTGCCCAGCGGCGTTCCCTGCACGCGCGCGAGGGCGTTTACAGGTACGGATTCCGGGTGCTCGGGCATGGTTGCCAGTGTGTGAAGCATTTGAATGCGGTTTTCACGGGTTTCACCCAGACCGATGATGCCTCCGCAGCATACGGATACACCCGCTTTACGCACATGGTCGACGGTATTCAGGCGGTCGGTATAAGTGCGGGTGGTAATGATTTGCTCATAATATTCAGCCGACGAGTCGAGGTTGTGGTTGTAGGCATACAGGCCGGCGGCTTTGAGCTTTTCGGCCTGGGCCCCGGTGAGCATGCCCAGCGTGCAGCATACTTCGAGGCCCAATGCGGCCACTTCGGTCACCATGTCGAGGACGCGGTCGAAATCGCGGTTGTCCTTCACTTCCCGCCAGGCCGCGGCCATGCAGAAGCGGCTCGATCCGCCCTCACGGGCACGGCGGGCGATAGCCACGACGTCGTCCTTTTTCATCAATGCTTTTACATTAATGCCGGTCTGGTACCGGGCAGCTTGCCCGCAGTAGGCACAGTCCTCAGGGCAACCTCCCGTTTTGATGGACAACAATGTACACATCTGAATGCGCTCCGGGTCGTGCCATTGCCGGTGGACGGTCGCTGCGTCGTAGATCAGTTGCAGTAAGGGGCGATTGTAGATAGCTTCGATTTCGTCGAGCGTCCAGTCGGTACGGATGGTTTCGGTTTGCATAGCAACATCTTTTTCGAACCAAATGTAGCCGCCCGACCGGAGCAGGATTGCGTCCGGTTTGGAAGAAATATTGTAGTCCGGAACGCAAAAATGCCTCCCGGTTTGTAGTCCGGAAGGCATTCGGGAATCGCGCGAATGCAACAATTAATATACTTTCGCCAGCAAATGCGGACGCTCCTTTTCGAGTTTGAGGAGCAGCTCGCCGAATAGCGTATTTACCCACGCGAACCATTTGCGGGTAAATTTCGAATCGTCATCCTTATCGAACGATTCGTGCATGAA harbors:
- the bioB gene encoding biotin synthase BioB; translation: MQTETIRTDWTLDEIEAIYNRPLLQLIYDAATVHRQWHDPERIQMCTLLSIKTGGCPEDCAYCGQAARYQTGINVKALMKKDDVVAIARRAREGGSSRFCMAAAWREVKDNRDFDRVLDMVTEVAALGLEVCCTLGMLTGAQAEKLKAAGLYAYNHNLDSSAEYYEQIITTRTYTDRLNTVDHVRKAGVSVCCGGIIGLGETRENRIQMLHTLATMPEHPESVPVNALARVQGTPLGNRKKIDTWEMVRMIATARILMPKAMVRLSAGRMEMSEYEQAFCFMAGANSIFTNENGELLVTPNPGINQDREMMEILGLKALVKEEVHA